The Aspergillus oryzae RIB40 DNA, chromosome 5 genome segment GTGTCAAAGCACAACCCCATAGCTTTAATTGAACGTACCTAAAATAAGACTAAAAGATAACTTGCATAAGGCTGGCACGTGACAAGGCTTATATACATGTCCCACATCACTTGCTAACGTCTTATTGTGACTCAACCTGATAGACGCACACACTGCTGAGAAAAGATTTATAGGCTGTTGAGGTCGTGCGTTGGATCAATATGGCTGACGTCAAACCACCGTTCACCGAGGAgtcggcgaggaagaaggtcaaaGCAGCACAGAATTTGTGGAATACCCAGTAAGTATACTCTACATTGAGCCTCAACAGCAATGATCCCTACGGCCCTTCGTGCGTGTGGTCTTAAATGTAGGGCTTCCATGGCATTTTATCCCATGCTGCTGATACGAGGGGCTATACACAGTAGTTATCTCCCCATGCCATGGTTTTGATGTTTCATCCCTTGCTCGCAGTTATGCAACCGCCTCGTGGCTAAATTCATCCATCTCCACTTCACTTGCATTGCTGTTTCCCCTTCATACTCTCTCTCAAATTTAGTCGCCGTCGTATAGCTTACTGTGCGGGAAAACCTGTTTCCATCTACTTACAATATGTGAATTAGAGATCCAGTACGTGTCGCTCAAGCCTATACACCAGATTGCGTTTGGCGTAATCGtacttcattcttctccggGACGGATAATATCATCTCTTTCTTAACTGCGAAATGGAACCGTGAAGCAAATTATAGGCTTCGAAAGGAGCTATTTTCCTTCACTGATGACCGTATTGCGGTGCAATTCTGGTATGAATACcaagatgttgaagatgagatgCGCTGGAAGCGCTGCTACGGCCTCGAGGACTGGACCTTTGACCAAGAAAcggggaagatgagaaaaagaatgatgaGTGGTAATGACCTGGTTTTGGGGTCTAACGGgaacggagaaggaaggtggtTTGTTGATGGAGTTGACGTTGAAGACGTAGCGATTAGTGAGGAGCATTGGTGACGAGCTTAAATTCGACCACACCAGTTCTTATTGCACGAGTCGACCCAACTATTGCGCGATTTTGCAAAAGTGACACGCCAAGTCAATTATGACACCGGCCTTCCATAGTCTTCGACTGCTTGGCATATTGATTCATACTACTCAGTCCTGGCTCATTCCTTGAGATTAAAGCTAGTTCACCTACAAGTTGGGTGCATCTTCCCTGATcgccaagaagaacacatTTTAGCTTTAATCGATCTCTGGAAATTATCTGCAGGTGATGAGCATGCCTGAACTGTCTCAGAAtacttatttttttttttgttgaatgtcctccctccctcccttgaTTCAGagcccctcttctccccccCCTTTCCCAACCCTAATGCTGATACTTTGCCGTCAAGGGTGTTATCGTGTaaaacaaggaaaggataataGGAAaaccgaaaagaaagggacACATATTGAAGACTTTGCGAGATAATCCATGCTTTCAGTGTTGAGAACCTGCAGCCCTTCTGGAAAGTCCAAAGGGAGGAATGTAGACCGACTGGAACAAAACCAGCCACTGTGTAGCCTCTCAGTGTCGACCAATGTATCCTATGACTGATGACACGAGGAAACCCTTGGTGGAGTCTTCTGTATGCTACGGGGAGCAAGGGGTGCGGTGACTGTCTACTACCGCTGCTCACCTTTACTGGTACACCATGGTCTCGTATTCTACAACTGACTTGTTCTCAAGTACATTTGAAATCTCTAGAGTTTAACGTTGAACAATACAGACTTTGTATGTTAATCAAATTCGAATCGAGCATGTTACGCTATAAAGCTTGGGATTATGGAGGGTTACTGTAGTACATTCCAGAGGGTGATATCGACTGATACCGGGGAGACGTGAGGAATtcaaaggaaacaaacacTTCAACGCTCATTCCACGTAGCGATATTGACCTCAACATGGTATGTTCTAATCCAACTAGTGTGCCGTGTCTGCTATGGGCGGGAATTGGGTATGCTCCCTGGAACGTTTGTACTGGAAATCACTCTTGCGTGTTGAAGACTGCCTGTTATCCTTCTCTAGTGCTCTTCGAATCACGAAGACAACAACAGCCCGAAGGCATACTGCTGCCAACCCGTGTCGACAATATACCCCACGCTCCTTACCTGTGCACTCGCTGATACGTATCTAATTCACGGCTTGGAGATAACTAACCTAAGGCGACTTAAAGCACAACTCGCGAACGCgctcttttgctttgttAAACAAGAGTTCCTGGAGGTAACAGGTACAGTTATTGCTTATCATTTATATCGCATTCTGCAAGTCGCGTCAATCATCTTTCCGTCGAGCTAAGGTAAGCTGAAGACCTCTACATATAGCCGGAAGTCTGACTTGGGATTACTCTCTGACGAATTACAGTCTTATCGAGGATAATTTCCACATGTGGCCTGACAGTAACTGTATCCACCCGTCGTGTTAGCCTGCGGTTACATGGCAATGGAACAAAAGACTGTCCCGCTTAATCCTGAATCCGTACGTGCGCCTCTTGTCGATGTTAGCAACAGAGTCAACAATTGTCCCAGCCCAAATTTGGTACAAGGGGAAGAATCAATGGGGGGTCTTCAATATCTGAGCTCGCCACAACCAATGTCTATTGTGACTAGTCCACCCGAACAAAAAAGATATGTAGATAACAACTGTCTTTCGCCGACCGCGAACCCGAAGACTTCATCTAAGCGGAACTCGACCTTGTCAGCGAATTCAGTCATATCAAACCAAGGAAAGCGGAAAACCCATGTCGGACCATGGCAACTCGGGAGGAACCTTGGGGAAGGCACAACAGGTCGGGTGCGACTAGCGAAGCATAAGTATACTGGGCAAACTGCGGCAATTAAGATAGTGTCGAAGACGTCTGCAGCGATGACCCAGAGTAATAGTATCGCAGAAATGGACAGGAATAGGGGACTTCATGGTAAATCAGGGACCCGGCATATCCCATCTGGAATCGAGCGCGAGGTCGTCATCATGAAACTTATTGAACACCCAAACGTTGTTCGTTTGTACGATGTATGGGAGAATAGAGGTGAAATGTAGGTGGGTTGTGAGACCTCGATTATGGCAGTACTGACACTCGATAGATATCTTGTCCTCGAATACGTTGAGGGTGGGGAGTTGTTCAACTACATAACTGAGAATGGACCACTTCAGGAATTCGAAGCAGTGAAGTTGTTCCGACAGATCCTTGCTGGCCTTGGATACTGCCATCGCTTCGGAATCTGCCACCGAGATTTGAAGCCGGAAAATATTCTGTTGGATTCGCAGGGTAACGTGAAACTTGCTGACTTTGGAATGGCCGCTCTTCAACGTGAGGGTTATTGGCTTAAAACATCATGTGGAAGTCCGCACTATGCTGCCCCAGAAATCGTTAAAGGTGACGAATACCGCGGCAATAAGGCTGATCTATGGAGCTGTGGCATCATCCTATTTGCCCTACTGACTAGTTATTTGCCATTTGACGGTCAGGACCTGAGTAGCACATTGAAGCTGGTGAAGACAGCCAAGGTCGAGATTCCATCAAATGTGAGCTACGAAGCGGCGGATCTCATTCACAAGATCCTACAGAAAAAGCCAGAAAAACGAATCGATATGGCGGATGTTTGGAAGCACCCTCTCTTGAGGAGATACGAATGCTTAGACCCAGTAATGCATAATCCTTATATAGGCCCTGCACCTTCGTGGTCTGTGAAGGAGTGTGGACCGCGCATTAGCAGACATGAACTTGAATCGGAGTCTGATATATTAAGGAACCTCCAAACACTATGGCACGACGTGGAAAGGGAGGTCTTGATTGAAAGACTATTGGATCCAGAGTAAGTTCGGTTCGCTACGATATAGCTCTACTCTACTACTTGAATGGAGCACGTAGGAGAATTCCATGACTGACAACCCATACAACAGACCAACACTTGAAAGAATGTTTTACAACGCTCTAGTCAGGTTTAGAGATGAGCATTTAGAAAATTGGCCAGGCCAGTCTCTTGAGTACTCAGCCAGTGACTATCACCATATATCCAAGGATTCAAATGGGACCTTTAGTCGACGAGATAATGATCGCTCAAAAGGATCTCGACGACGTGGCCAAGTCCCCATGAGCAAAGTCGCTCAATTAAGAAGTAATGCTATTCAAGAGCCAAAATCCTGCGCAACCGTCGGGAGCTATGATCCCTTCCGTTCACCATGTCATGTTGTGcccgaaaaagaaggacatACTTATGTCACCATCCATAGGGATGTTCCGGACCATGGaggcagaaaagaagaatcagATTCAATTGCAGAG includes the following:
- a CDS encoding nuclear transport factor 2 family protein (uncharacterized protein conserved in bacteria) yields the protein MADVKPPFTEESARKKVKAAQNLWNTQDPVRVAQAYTPDCVWRNRTSFFSGTDNIISFLTAKWNREANYRLRKELFSFTDDRIAVQFWYEYQDVEDEMRWKRCYGLEDWTFDQETGKMRKRMMSGNDLVLGSNGNGEGRWFVDGVDVEDVAISEEHW